Genomic DNA from Thermoanaerobaculia bacterium:
CCCCTCTCTCGTTCTTCACGGAGCAGCGAACGCCCGCCCAGCTCGTCCGGAAGGTCCGGGAGGGGCTCGCGGAACCGAGCGTTTCCGCCCGGCACGGACGCATGCCGATCTTCGACTATCTCACGCCCGAGGAGGTCACCGCGGCCTACATCTACCTCCTCACGGAACCTCCGGGACGCGGCGCCGCCGCATCCCCGGGAGCGTCGGTGCCGGCGGCGGCCGGAGGAGGGCGCCCGAAACTATAATCGCGGGTCGTGCCCCCACGGCCTCCGATTCCTTTCGAGGCGATCCCGATCCTCGCGTCGCTCCGGCCCGAGGACCGCGACGCTCTCGCGCCGCTGTGCGAGATGCGCGGCTACGAGAAGGGGGAGACGATCTTCCGGGAGGGGGATCCCGGCGAGCGCATCCACTTCGTGTTCATCGGCCGCGTCAAGATCGTCAAGGCCGGCCCCGGGCGAGACCTGATCCTGGAGATCCTCGGCCCGGGGGAGCCGGTCGGCGCGGTCGCGGCGTTCGAGCGCAAGGCCTTTCCGGCGACGGCCGTCGCGCTCGAAGCCTGCGGGGTCCTCTCGATCCCGGAGCGACAGTTCTTCGAGCTCCTGGAGAAGCGCCCGGAGATCACCCGCCGGCTCTTCGCCGGGCTGACGATGCGGCTCATGAACCTCAACCGCCATCTCGCCGACATGCTGGGCTCGGTCGAGTATCGCGCCGCGCGGCTCTTCCTGACGCTCGCCGCGAAGATGGGCCAGAAGCGCGACGGCGCGGTCTTCATTCCGGTCGCGCTCTCGCGCCAGGAGCTCGCCGACCTGATCGGGACCACGATCGAAACGGCCATCCGCGTGATGAGCCGGTGGCAGAAGGACGGGCTCGTCGAGACGGAGAAGAACGGCTTCCTTCTTCTCCGGCCGGCGGCGCTTCGCGAGATCAGCTCGGTGGCGTGAGGGCGCGGGCCAGCCGGCGGGCGCGGGCGCGCTTGCCCGCGACGGAGACGGCGAGATCGGCCAGCGTGCGCCGTTCGAGCTGGCGATCGAGAAGCGCCCGCGCCCTCTTCCAGACCGGGTGAGCGGGACACGGCGTCTCGTCCGTGCACTCGGAGAACCCCAGGAGACACCGGCCGCCGAGTCCGAATCCGTCGATCGCCCGCACGACCTGGAGCACCGTGATCCGATCCGCGGGCCGCGAGAGCACGATGCCGCCCAGCGGGCCGCGGCGCGTCTTCACGATGCCGGAATTTCGCAGCTGCTGGACGATCTGGGCGAGCGCGGTCGTGGAAATTCCGACGTCGTTCGCGAGCTCTTCCTGGACGACCATCCTTCCCGGATTGGCGTGTTCCGCCGCCGCGAGCCGCTCCGCCGCCCGCAGCGCGTGCTGGCAGGTCCGGGAATAGAGAAGGGGGCGCCCCTCGGCGGCCGCGTCGTAACGAGGTCGGGCGGGCATGCCGCCGAACCATAGCACGGCTTGACTCCCGTCCGGCCCGGGAGTACCGTTTCATCAATTCTTGATGGAGAACTCATGAATAGGCCGTGCGTCCCGCGCACCGCGGAAGAGAGGGCCGCCGGATGGGGAGGCGCGCTCGCCCGTTTCACGGGCGGAACGCTCGCCTATCTCCTGCTGAGCGGCCTCGCGATCCGGTTCGTTTCGTTTTCGGCGCTCGCGGAATGGACGGTGATCGTCCACAGCGCGGCGGGGGTCCTCTCGTTCGCGCCGCTCGGCGTGTACCTCTTCCGGCACTGGCGCGCCTACCGCGCCGACGCCCTCACCCCGGCAAAGGTGCTCGGGTGGTTCGCGTTCGCGGCCGTCGCCGCGGCGGAGATGTCGGGATTCTGGGCGGCGGGCCTCGCGCTCTTTTCCCGCCGGGTGCCCGGCTGGGTCCGGGACGTCCACCTGATCCCGTCGATCGCGGTCGGCGTCTTCGCCGTCGCTCACCTCTGGCCGATCTGGAAGCGCAAGGCCCTCTCGCCCGACCTCGCCCGCCGGGCGCGGGCGCTCCGCGAGGGGTACCTCGCGTCGACGGTCCTCGTTTCCGCCGCGCTCCTGCTCGCCGCATTCCCGGCGACGCTCGCCCAGCGGTCGCCGCGCCGCGCCGGATCCTTCCCGAAGGATTATCGGATGCCCTTCGGGAAGAACCGTCCCTTCGCGCCCAGCCTCGCGCGCACCGAGCACAACGGAGCGCTGGCGCCCGAGGCGCTCTCGGGATCCGCGTCGTGCGGCTCGTCGGGGTGCCATGAGTCGATCTATCGGGAGTGGTCCGTGTCCGCCCACCGATGGGCGGCGCTCGACCCCGCGTTCCAGCGCGTCCAGGAGGAGATGGCTCGCCAGAACGGGCCGGAGTCGACCCGTTACTGCGGCGGCTGCCACGATCCCATCTCCCTCTTCTCGGGGTCGAAGACCGTCTTCAAGGCGGACCTGACGAGCGATGCCGGCATGACCGAGGGGGTCTCGTGCCTCTCCTGCCATTCCGTCGGAAAAGCGGACGTGCAGGGAAACGCGAACTACGTCGTCCATCCGCCGGAGCGCTATCTCTTCGAGACGTCCCGCTCGCGCGCGGCGCGCCTCGTCTCCGATTTCCTGATCCGCGCCTACCCGAAGCACCACGTCGCGTCCCTCGAGAAGCGCCTGTTCAAGACGCCGGAGTACTGCGCCGCGTGCCACAAGCAGTTCGTCGACCAGGAGGTCAACAACTTCGGGTGGGTACAGCTTCAGAACCAGTACGACAACTGGCGAAAGAGCAAGTGGAACCACCCGGGCGATCCGCGCCGCACGATCGAGTGCCGCGAGTGCCACATGCCTCTCCTCGGCGGCCCCGAGCCCGCTTCGGGGGACACGGCGGACTACAACCGCACGGCGGCCGACGGACAGCACCGCAGCCACCGATTCCTCGGCGCGAACCAGTACATGCCCGCGCTCCTGAAGCTCCCGGGGGGCGAACGGCAGGTGGAACTCGTCGACCGCTGGCTGCACGGCTCGTACCCCGTCCCGGAGATCGCGTCGAAATGGGCCGCCGGCCCGGCGGTGTCGCTCGCCCTCGACGTCCCCTCGCACGCCGACGCGGGCCGCCCGCTGCGGGTGCGGGCGATCATCACGTCGAACAAGGTGGGGCACGACTATCCCACGGGTCCGCTCGACCTGATCCAGTCGTGGATCGAGATCGACGTCCGCGATGCCTCCGGGGCCGTCGTCTTCACGTCGGGGCGTCCGGACGCGAAGAAGATGATCCCGCCCGGTTCCTTCCTCTTCAAGGCGGAGCCCGTCGACCGCTACGGCAATCTCATCGATCGCCACAACCTCTGGGAGATGGTCGGCGTCCGGTACCGGCGCAGCCTCTTCCCGGGATACTCCGACGTGGCGGAGTACACCTTCACGTGCCCCTCCTCGGGTGGCACGCCCGCGCCCGTTCGCGACCTCGTGGTTCCCGACCCGCCGGTCGGCGCCGTCTCGATCGAGGCGATCCTCCACTACCGCAAGCTCGACCAGTTCCTCGTCGATTTCCTTTTCCCGGGCAAGGGGCTCTCGGCGCCGATCACCGATCTCGCCCGGGCCCGGGCGGTCGTCCACATCGTTCCCGCCGCATGAGCGGCTCGCGCCTCCGACGCTTCACTCACCCGCGCGCCGTGATCGCCGCGGCGCTGGCGGTGGTCGCGGCGGCGGCGGCGCTCTACGCGACGCACGGAGGAGAGGAAGCCCCCTACCGCCCCGGAGAGGCCGTCGAAGGAATCACCGACGTCAATCGCCACCAGGTCTCCGGCGCGGACTGGGGGATCCGCTGGACCGACGTCGCCGCGAAGTCCGGCCTCGCCTTCCGGCACTTTTCGGCGGGGGCGCGGTCGACGCAGCTTCCCGAGGACATGGGCTCGGGGCTCGCCTTCGGCGACTACGACGGAGACGGGTGGTGGGACCTCTTCGTGGCCGACACGACCGGACCGCTGACGATGAGCGCGAGCGAGCTCGCGAGCGCTCGCGGCGGCTGCCGTCTCTACCACAACCTCGGAGGCGTGTTCACGGACGTGACCGAGGAGGCGGGTCTGGGAGGGCTCCGCGGGAACTATCTCGGCGCGGCGTGGGGCGATTACGACAACGACGGCCGACCCGACCTCGTCGTGACCTCCTTCGGGGGGATCCGTCTCTTCCACAACCGCGGAGACGGGACGTTCGAGGACGTGTCGCACGCGTCGGGCGTCGACGCGTTCCGCGGCTTCTGGACCGGCGCGACATGGGGAGATGCCGACGGGGACGGGCGTCTCGATCTCTACGTGTGCGGTTACGTCGACTACCGTTTCGACCCCGCCGATGCGGGGCGATCGTCGAAATTCGGCGCCGCCGACAGCCCTTTCACCATCAACCCTTCGTCGTATCCGCCGATCGCGAACCTGTACTTCCACAACGAGGGAGGGGGCCGGTTCCGGGAGATGGCCGCCGAGGCCGGAATCTCCGACCCGGAGGGACGCAGCCTGTCGGCGACGTTCGCCGATTTCGACAATGACGGGCGGTCCGATCTCTACGTCGCCAACGACGTGTCCGAAGGGGCGCTCTACGTCAACGCGGGCGGCGGCCTGTTCGCCGAACGGGGGCACGACGCGCACGTCGCCGACTACCGCGGCGCGATGGGGATCGCGGTCGGCGACGTCGACGGCGACGGCGCGCTCGACATGTTCGTCACCCACTGGATCGCGGAAGCGAACGCGCTTTACCTCAACCGGCTCTTCGCCGGGCCCTCGCGGCGGCTCGACTTCGAGGACGCGGCGGAGCGTTTCGGGCTCGGCGAGATCTCGACCGACGACATCGCCTGGGGCGCCGCCTTCCTCGACGTCGACGGCGACGGTTTCCCGGATCTCGCCGTGGCGAACGGCTCGACGTTCGAGGACGCCGCCGACCGTCGCCGGCTCGTCCCGATGCCGATGCGACTGTTCCGGAACCTCGGCGGCCGGAGGTTCACCGACGTCGCTCCGGCTTCCGGCGAGGTCTGGACCACCCCACGGGTGCATCGCGGCCTCGCCGTGGCGGACGTGGACGGAGACCTCCGGCAGGAGATCGCCGTGGTCGTCCACGGCGGAGAATTGATCCTCCTGAAGGCGGCCGGGGGGCCCGCGAACCACCGAATCGCGTTTCGACTGGAGGGAACGCGGTCGAACCGGTCGGCGTACGGCGCCCGGGTCACGCTGCTCGCCGCGGGGAGGACGCAGATTCGCGAGATCGGCGCGGGGTCTTCCTATCTTTCCCAGAACGCCCCGGAGGCCGTCTTCGGCCTCGGCGCGGCGGCGAGCGCCGACCGGGTCACGGTCCGGTGGCCGTCCGGCGCCGCGCAGACGTTCACGGACCTCGCCGCCGATCGCGCGTACCGGCTCAAGGAAGGGCGGGGGGCGCCCGAGGCGATCCCGGGAGGGCGGGGCGGCGAACTGGCCTTCTGGGACGCCTACGCGCGGGCGCGGGACCGCGCGGGCCGCGGAGATGCGGTCGGCGCGATCGCGGGCTACCGCGAGGCGCTGGCCGTGAACCCGAGGCACGAGGACAGCCTCTATGCGCTCGGGAACCTCCTCCTCGAGAGCGGCGACCGGTCCGGCGCCCGAAAAGCGTTCGAGACGCTCGCGGCGTTCGCCCCGCGGAGCGCCCGAATGCACGGGGCGCTCGGCGACCTGCTTGCCGAAGAGGCCGCCGGGAGCGGCGCCGGGTTCGACGCGGCAAGAACGCATTACCGCGCCGCCGGCGAGTTGAACGGCGAAGAGACGGGCTGGGTACTCCGGACGGGGGAGATTTCGCTCGCCGAGGGGAAGACCCGGGACGCGGCGGTCGCGTTCCGGAACGTCCTCTCGACGAATCCCCGCTCGTTCGAAGCGCTCTATCTCTCCGGTTTTCTCGCGTACCGCCGGGGCGATCTCACCGAAGCCGGGCGCCTTCATGCGCACGCCTTCGCGGCGATCCCCCTTCCGGCCGGGCCGGCGTCGGCCGAGGGGGACGCGCGCCGCGCGGGATCCGCGCTTCCGCGGCGGGGCGTCTTCGCCGCGCACTGGAGACGCCTGGCATCGGGTCCGATGACGATGGAAGAAGCCTACGCGGACCTGTCGCGGCGGATCGGGAAACCTTCCCGCTGAGACCGAGTCGCCTTCGACCCGGAACCGCTACCGGTGGGCGGGCGCCGCGCCGAGTTCGTCGGCCCGCACGCGGCCGAGGCATTCCTGACCGCACCCGCGGTTCTCGGGCCAGAGCGAGCACTCCGCGACCCGGAGCGGCAGGCGGTCGAACGCCGAGCCGATCGCGATCGAAAGCGCGTCGACCCGAACGCCCGCCGGCCCCCCCGTGCGCGGGCAGAGGAGCGAGCGGGTCCCTCGAAATCGCCGGTAGGCGCCCACGGCGACCGGCAGGGCGACCAGCAGCAGCCCCGCGCCGACGACTCCCACGATCTCCCAGGCCGAACCGTTCATGACCGCCTCCTTCGCTCCGCGGCTCGCGCCGCGATCTCGAGGTCCGACTTCAGCGCTTCGGGTGCTCGCTCTCCGCCGGCGCGGAACCGGCATCGAACAGCGACTCCGCCGCATGGACGTACTCGACGTAGGCGCGGACGTACGCGCGTCCCGCCGCCACGCTCTCCGACGCATGCCGTCGCGCTTCGCGGACGCGGGCGAACCGTTCGCGGAGGAAGGCGGCGTCGCGGTCCGTGACGAGGCGGACGAGATCGTCGGCCGACCCGGTCTCGAGCGATCGGTCCGCGGCCCGCACCGCGGGAGAGACTTCCGTCCCGGCTGCCTTGACGCCCGTGAACGGCTCGCCTTCGGAGGCGCGATGCAGGCGCACGACGGTCTCGAAAAACGAACGATCGGCCAGGGCCTCGGCGGCCGGCCCGAGTCGCCGCACGACGGATACTTCGTCGAATGCGCGCCGGACCTCCGCCTCGCTCGCCGGAGCCACCCACTTCAGCACCGGATCGACCGCGCCCGACTCGAGCGCGGCGCGCGCGTCGGCGACGACGGGACCATC
This window encodes:
- a CDS encoding Crp/Fnr family transcriptional regulator, which gives rise to MPPRPPIPFEAIPILASLRPEDRDALAPLCEMRGYEKGETIFREGDPGERIHFVFIGRVKIVKAGPGRDLILEILGPGEPVGAVAAFERKAFPATAVALEACGVLSIPERQFFELLEKRPEITRRLFAGLTMRLMNLNRHLADMLGSVEYRAARLFLTLAAKMGQKRDGAVFIPVALSRQELADLIGTTIETAIRVMSRWQKDGLVETEKNGFLLLRPAALREISSVA
- a CDS encoding Rrf2 family transcriptional regulator is translated as MPARPRYDAAAEGRPLLYSRTCQHALRAAERLAAAEHANPGRMVVQEELANDVGISTTALAQIVQQLRNSGIVKTRRGPLGGIVLSRPADRITVLQVVRAIDGFGLGGRCLLGFSECTDETPCPAHPVWKRARALLDRQLERRTLADLAVSVAGKRARARRLARALTPPS
- a CDS encoding multiheme c-type cytochrome, whose amino-acid sequence is MNRPCVPRTAEERAAGWGGALARFTGGTLAYLLLSGLAIRFVSFSALAEWTVIVHSAAGVLSFAPLGVYLFRHWRAYRADALTPAKVLGWFAFAAVAAAEMSGFWAAGLALFSRRVPGWVRDVHLIPSIAVGVFAVAHLWPIWKRKALSPDLARRARALREGYLASTVLVSAALLLAAFPATLAQRSPRRAGSFPKDYRMPFGKNRPFAPSLARTEHNGALAPEALSGSASCGSSGCHESIYREWSVSAHRWAALDPAFQRVQEEMARQNGPESTRYCGGCHDPISLFSGSKTVFKADLTSDAGMTEGVSCLSCHSVGKADVQGNANYVVHPPERYLFETSRSRAARLVSDFLIRAYPKHHVASLEKRLFKTPEYCAACHKQFVDQEVNNFGWVQLQNQYDNWRKSKWNHPGDPRRTIECRECHMPLLGGPEPASGDTADYNRTAADGQHRSHRFLGANQYMPALLKLPGGERQVELVDRWLHGSYPVPEIASKWAAGPAVSLALDVPSHADAGRPLRVRAIITSNKVGHDYPTGPLDLIQSWIEIDVRDASGAVVFTSGRPDAKKMIPPGSFLFKAEPVDRYGNLIDRHNLWEMVGVRYRRSLFPGYSDVAEYTFTCPSSGGTPAPVRDLVVPDPPVGAVSIEAILHYRKLDQFLVDFLFPGKGLSAPITDLARARAVVHIVPAA
- a CDS encoding FG-GAP-like repeat-containing protein; protein product: MSGSRLRRFTHPRAVIAAALAVVAAAAALYATHGGEEAPYRPGEAVEGITDVNRHQVSGADWGIRWTDVAAKSGLAFRHFSAGARSTQLPEDMGSGLAFGDYDGDGWWDLFVADTTGPLTMSASELASARGGCRLYHNLGGVFTDVTEEAGLGGLRGNYLGAAWGDYDNDGRPDLVVTSFGGIRLFHNRGDGTFEDVSHASGVDAFRGFWTGATWGDADGDGRLDLYVCGYVDYRFDPADAGRSSKFGAADSPFTINPSSYPPIANLYFHNEGGGRFREMAAEAGISDPEGRSLSATFADFDNDGRSDLYVANDVSEGALYVNAGGGLFAERGHDAHVADYRGAMGIAVGDVDGDGALDMFVTHWIAEANALYLNRLFAGPSRRLDFEDAAERFGLGEISTDDIAWGAAFLDVDGDGFPDLAVANGSTFEDAADRRRLVPMPMRLFRNLGGRRFTDVAPASGEVWTTPRVHRGLAVADVDGDLRQEIAVVVHGGELILLKAAGGPANHRIAFRLEGTRSNRSAYGARVTLLAAGRTQIREIGAGSSYLSQNAPEAVFGLGAAASADRVTVRWPSGAAQTFTDLAADRAYRLKEGRGAPEAIPGGRGGELAFWDAYARARDRAGRGDAVGAIAGYREALAVNPRHEDSLYALGNLLLESGDRSGARKAFETLAAFAPRSARMHGALGDLLAEEAAGSGAGFDAARTHYRAAGELNGEETGWVLRTGEISLAEGKTRDAAVAFRNVLSTNPRSFEALYLSGFLAYRRGDLTEAGRLHAHAFAAIPLPAGPASAEGDARRAGSALPRRGVFAAHWRRLASGPMTMEEAYADLSRRIGKPSR
- a CDS encoding DUF6448 family protein, whose translation is MLRSPLRVAIAAFFLAAVATARPAAAHCDTLDGPVVADARAALESGAVDPVLKWVAPASEAEVRRAFDEVSVVRRLGPAAEALADRSFFETVVRLHRASEGEPFTGVKAAGTEVSPAVRAADRSLETGSADDLVRLVTDRDAAFLRERFARVREARRHASESVAAGRAYVRAYVEYVHAAESLFDAGSAPAESEHPKR